One window from the genome of Kaistella carnis encodes:
- the ggt gene encoding gamma-glutamyltransferase, with the protein MKKILLSFLFLSQFAFAQFTDINIVKEIHTKDKGLVVSAHPLASEAGAKILKMGGNAYDAVIATQYALAVVYPQAGNIGGGGFLVGVKKNGEKFTIDFRETAPQKASRDMYLDKNGKANTDLSQNGRLAVGVPGSIAGFYATLKHAKLPMEKLIQPAIDLAEQGFALTQKEANLLNNQMDYFHQHNKSKTVFQKAIPWKQGDLLIQKELAETLRLIQKNGAKGFYEGKTAGLIVQEMKRGNGIITLNDLKTYKVVERKPITFNYKGTEIVSMPLPSSGGILLAQMLKMSAFENLEKYQQNSTNAVQIMVEAERRSFADRAEYMGDPAFIKDQTAMLISDEYLKNRWKSFSFDRATPSSEVGKIIPQPKESTETTHISIVDKEGNAVAVTTTLNGLYGSKVVVSGAGFFLNNEMDDFSVKPGVPNMFGAVGGEANSIQPGKRMLSSMTPTIVMKNSKPYIIVGTPGGTTIPTSVYQSIVNIIDFKLNPNMAVNSPKFHHQWLPESILFEKNFPESTISDLEKKNYKVERDSQIGRSELILINEDGNAVAVADGRGDDSVAVE; encoded by the coding sequence ATGAAGAAAATACTTTTATCATTTCTTTTCCTTTCGCAATTTGCCTTTGCGCAATTCACCGACATCAATATTGTAAAGGAAATACACACCAAAGATAAAGGTTTGGTTGTTTCTGCACACCCGTTAGCCAGTGAAGCCGGCGCTAAAATTTTGAAAATGGGTGGCAACGCTTACGACGCTGTAATTGCTACACAATATGCGTTGGCAGTGGTTTATCCGCAAGCCGGGAATATTGGAGGTGGTGGTTTTTTGGTTGGTGTAAAAAAGAACGGAGAGAAATTTACCATCGATTTTCGGGAAACTGCACCACAGAAAGCGAGTCGAGATATGTACCTCGATAAAAACGGAAAAGCCAACACCGATCTTTCGCAAAACGGCAGATTGGCGGTGGGAGTTCCAGGTTCTATTGCGGGATTTTATGCGACGCTTAAACATGCAAAACTTCCGATGGAAAAACTCATTCAACCTGCAATTGATTTGGCTGAACAGGGTTTTGCCCTTACTCAAAAAGAAGCAAACTTGCTAAATAATCAAATGGATTATTTTCATCAGCACAACAAAAGTAAAACGGTTTTTCAAAAAGCAATCCCCTGGAAACAAGGTGATCTTTTAATTCAGAAAGAACTTGCAGAAACTTTAAGACTAATTCAGAAAAATGGTGCCAAAGGTTTCTACGAAGGCAAAACCGCGGGTCTTATCGTACAGGAAATGAAACGTGGTAATGGAATTATAACTTTAAATGATTTAAAAACTTATAAAGTAGTCGAAAGAAAACCCATTACCTTTAATTATAAAGGAACTGAAATCGTTTCCATGCCTTTGCCGTCAAGCGGCGGAATTCTTCTGGCTCAGATGCTGAAAATGAGTGCTTTTGAAAATTTGGAAAAATATCAGCAAAACTCTACAAATGCGGTACAAATTATGGTAGAAGCGGAACGTCGTTCTTTTGCCGATCGTGCAGAATATATGGGTGATCCTGCATTTATAAAAGATCAAACAGCGATGTTGATCTCTGACGAATATTTAAAAAACCGTTGGAAAAGTTTTAGTTTTGACCGTGCGACACCAAGTTCCGAAGTGGGAAAAATTATTCCTCAGCCTAAAGAATCCACAGAAACTACGCATATTTCTATTGTTGATAAAGAAGGAAATGCAGTTGCAGTAACTACGACATTAAATGGGCTTTACGGAAGTAAAGTTGTCGTTTCTGGCGCGGGATTTTTCTTAAATAATGAAATGGATGATTTCTCTGTAAAACCAGGCGTTCCCAATATGTTTGGTGCCGTTGGAGGTGAAGCCAATTCCATTCAACCCGGAAAAAGAATGTTGAGTTCAATGACGCCAACAATTGTGATGAAGAATTCGAAACCTTATATTATTGTAGGAACGCCCGGCGGAACTACAATTCCAACTTCTGTTTATCAGTCAATTGTGAATATTATAGATTTTAAATTAAATCCCAATATGGCTGTAAATTCTCCTAAATTCCATCATCAGTGGCTTCCTGAAAGTATTCTTTTTGAAAAGAACTTTCCTGAATCGACCATTTCTGACTTAGAAAAAAAGAATTATAAGGTTGAAAGGGATTCCCAAATTGGTCGTTCCGAATTAATTCTCATCAATGAAGATGGAAATGCAGTTGCAGTAGCCGATGGGAGAGGAGATGATTCTGTAGCTGTCGAATAA
- a CDS encoding SDR family oxidoreductase, whose product MKILLTGVTGYIGKRLLIQLLDEGHHLVCSVRDKNRFGLHLFKDKLDQIEVIENDFLDEKTLENIPKDIEAAYYLIHSMSSSEGDFEEKEKISADNFREALEKTNVKQVIFLTGIINEEKLSKHLLSRKNVEGALKSSVYGLTSLRAGIIVGSGSASFEIIRDLVEKLPVMITPKWLNTKCQPIAIRNVMQFLVGVLGKEFTYNQNYDIAGTDIVTYKEMLLQYAEIRGLKRSIFIVPVMTPRLSSYWLYFVTSTSYFLAKNLVDSMKIDVVANKNNLAEQLNIHLFSYQEAIRLAFDKIKQNDVLSSWFDSFSNQFHSRKVWQYLEVPDEGCFKDIRVMKVDDEQKALERVFSIGGKTGWYYADFLWRIRGFLDKLFGGVGLRRGRRNMNNLEAGDSVDFWRVLYANKEEKRLLLFAEMKLPGEAWLEFKIKNGVLHQEATFRPLGLSGRLYWYSVLPFHGLIFNGMLKKLSGK is encoded by the coding sequence ATGAAAATACTTCTTACAGGCGTAACCGGTTATATCGGAAAAAGATTACTCATTCAATTGTTAGATGAAGGACATCATTTGGTATGTTCTGTAAGAGATAAAAATCGTTTTGGTCTGCATTTATTTAAAGATAAACTGGACCAGATCGAAGTTATTGAAAATGATTTTCTGGACGAGAAAACATTAGAAAACATTCCCAAAGATATTGAGGCAGCTTATTATTTAATTCACTCCATGTCTTCCAGCGAGGGAGATTTTGAGGAAAAAGAAAAAATATCAGCGGACAACTTTCGGGAAGCTTTAGAAAAAACAAATGTTAAACAGGTCATTTTTTTGACGGGAATTATTAATGAAGAAAAACTTTCGAAACATCTTCTGTCCCGAAAAAATGTAGAAGGAGCTTTGAAAAGTTCAGTCTATGGATTAACCAGTTTACGGGCCGGAATTATTGTGGGCTCCGGGAGTGCTTCTTTTGAAATCATTCGTGATTTAGTAGAAAAATTACCAGTTATGATCACGCCTAAATGGCTGAATACGAAGTGTCAACCAATCGCCATCCGAAATGTAATGCAATTTTTAGTAGGGGTTTTAGGGAAGGAATTTACTTACAATCAAAACTACGATATTGCCGGAACAGACATTGTTACTTACAAAGAAATGCTGTTACAATATGCCGAAATACGCGGATTAAAAAGAAGCATTTTTATCGTGCCCGTGATGACACCGCGTCTTTCCTCTTATTGGTTATACTTCGTTACTTCTACGAGTTATTTTCTCGCAAAAAACTTGGTCGACAGTATGAAAATTGACGTGGTAGCAAACAAAAATAATTTAGCGGAACAGTTAAATATTCATCTCTTTTCCTATCAGGAAGCTATTCGCCTGGCCTTTGATAAAATTAAGCAGAATGATGTTCTTTCGAGCTGGTTCGACTCTTTTTCCAATCAGTTTCACAGCCGTAAAGTATGGCAATATCTGGAGGTTCCGGATGAAGGGTGTTTTAAAGATATCCGCGTTATGAAAGTTGATGACGAACAAAAAGCCTTGGAACGCGTGTTCAGCATTGGGGGAAAAACAGGTTGGTATTACGCCGATTTTCTTTGGAGAATTCGGGGATTTCTCGATAAACTTTTCGGAGGCGTGGGATTACGACGAGGCCGTAGAAATATGAATAATCTGGAAGCAGGCGATTCAGTCGATTTTTGGCGCGTACTCTATGCAAACAAAGAAGAAAAACGTCTTTTACTTTTTGCAGAAATGAAACTACCAGGTGAGGCGTGGCTGGAATTTAAAATAAAAAATGGCGTCCTTCATCAGGAAGCCACTTTTCGTCCGCTTGGTTTATCGGGTCGGTTGTATTGGTATTCAGTCTTGCCTTTTCACGGTTTAATTTTCAACGGAATGTTGAAAAAACTGTCCGGAAAATAA
- a CDS encoding SRPBCC family protein — protein MKINLTKQSGIYTLTSEQILPISLNKAWEFFTLPKNLDKITPEEMEFRITNNPPNKTYKGQIITYKIGVLPMIKSNWITEITHLEDHQFFVDEQRFGPYAMWHHEHHFEGVGDNQVKMTDIVNFKLPMGILGDFFVGKFVTNKVKFIFESRYKILQKAFAS, from the coding sequence ATGAAAATTAATCTGACCAAACAATCTGGAATTTATACGCTCACCTCAGAGCAGATCTTACCCATCTCACTTAACAAAGCCTGGGAATTTTTTACTTTGCCGAAGAATCTGGATAAGATCACCCCGGAAGAAATGGAATTTCGAATTACCAATAATCCGCCAAACAAAACCTATAAAGGTCAGATTATAACTTACAAAATCGGCGTTTTGCCCATGATCAAATCAAACTGGATTACCGAAATTACCCATTTAGAAGATCATCAGTTTTTTGTGGATGAACAGCGCTTTGGCCCTTACGCTATGTGGCACCACGAACATCATTTTGAAGGAGTTGGTGACAATCAAGTGAAAATGACCGACATCGTCAATTTTAAATTGCCTATGGGAATTTTAGGTGATTTCTTTGTAGGGAAATTTGTGACCAACAAAGTGAAATTCATTTTTGAAAGTCGCTATAAAATATTACAAAAAGCATTTGCATCATGA
- a CDS encoding sterol desaturase family protein, whose amino-acid sequence MEIIGYIALTLLVVVTMEGVTWLTHKYIMHGLGWYLHEDHHQPGYPHVFEKNDAFFVVFAIPSMLLFYFGTRGGINWMFFVGLGILIYGICYFLVHDILIHRRFKWFDNTNNWYFRGLRKAHKMHHKHLGKDEGECFGMLFVPMKYFREARLSTVKR is encoded by the coding sequence ATGGAAATTATAGGATATATTGCCCTCACCCTTCTTGTTGTAGTTACGATGGAAGGCGTGACCTGGCTTACCCACAAATACATTATGCATGGTTTGGGGTGGTATTTACATGAGGATCACCATCAACCCGGATATCCGCACGTATTTGAAAAAAATGACGCTTTTTTTGTTGTATTTGCCATTCCTAGTATGTTACTTTTCTACTTTGGAACCCGCGGCGGGATTAACTGGATGTTTTTCGTAGGTCTGGGAATTTTGATTTACGGAATATGCTATTTTTTGGTGCATGATATTTTAATTCACCGTCGTTTCAAATGGTTCGATAATACCAACAACTGGTATTTCCGCGGTTTAAGAAAAGCCCATAAAATGCATCACAAACATTTAGGAAAAGATGAAGGAGAATGTTTCGGGATGCTTTTCGTTCCCATGAAATATTTTAGAGAAGCGCGTTTATCGACCGTGAAAAGATAA
- a CDS encoding phytoene/squalene synthase family protein, whose protein sequence is MMNNLEIFNSFCGQSSKMVTQKYSTSFYKASSLFHPEIRQHIYNIYGFVRLADEIVDTFHDYDKVRLMTEFESSYESARENCISLNPILHSFCLTQREQKIPQHLVDAFLTSMKMDLGEIKDLNDEKYNEYIYGSAEVVGLMCLKVFVNGNVEEYEKLKPYAQSLGAAFQKINFLRDISADFNDLNRTYFPGVDFENFTHIDKLEIENDIAKDFAHAKIGIKMLPMSSKLAVFMAYKYYFNLFKKIKKTETKQLLTKRIRVSNARKMYLFGEMILNKNLNLL, encoded by the coding sequence ATGATGAATAATTTAGAAATTTTCAATTCATTTTGTGGTCAATCATCAAAAATGGTGACCCAAAAATACAGCACGTCTTTTTACAAAGCTTCTTCCTTATTTCACCCTGAGATTCGTCAGCACATTTATAATATTTACGGTTTTGTAAGATTGGCAGATGAGATTGTTGATACTTTTCATGATTACGATAAAGTACGACTGATGACCGAATTTGAAAGCAGTTACGAATCTGCGAGAGAAAACTGTATTTCATTAAATCCTATTTTACATTCTTTCTGCCTCACTCAACGTGAGCAGAAAATTCCCCAACATTTAGTCGATGCATTCCTGACCTCAATGAAAATGGATTTAGGAGAAATTAAAGATTTGAATGATGAGAAATATAACGAATACATTTATGGATCTGCAGAAGTTGTGGGTTTAATGTGTTTGAAAGTTTTTGTAAATGGGAATGTTGAAGAATATGAAAAGCTTAAGCCTTATGCGCAAAGTTTAGGAGCTGCATTTCAAAAGATAAATTTTCTGCGGGACATCAGTGCTGATTTTAACGATTTAAACAGAACTTATTTTCCGGGCGTAGATTTCGAAAACTTCACCCATATAGACAAGCTGGAAATTGAAAATGATATCGCCAAAGATTTTGCGCACGCCAAAATAGGAATTAAAATGTTGCCGATGTCAAGTAAATTGGCAGTGTTTATGGCGTATAAATATTATTTCAATTTATTCAAAAAAATTAAAAAGACAGAAACAAAACAACTTTTAACAAAAAGAATACGTGTTTCTAATGCAAGAAAAATGTATCTTTTCGGCGAAATGATTTTAAACAAGAATTTAAATTTGCTTTAA
- a CDS encoding phytoene desaturase family protein encodes MSKVVIIGSGFSALASACYMAKKGYSVKVLEKNEQLGGRASLLEIDGFKFDMGPSWYWMPDIFERFFADFGKKVSEYYKLEKLSPAYRVIFGKDDYIDIADDPEKIIAKFEEIEPGSGKHLRKFMEDSRKNYEIAMKDLVYNPGKSVMELVSMETATRLNLFVQNISQTVRKNIKNPKLQSILEFPVLFLGAKPQNTPAFYNFMNHADFGLGTWYPKGGFNAVAKGMVRLAKELGVEFLTHQEVLRIETKNSIAKRVVTTTDVFETDLVISGADYAHTEQLLNADEKNYSEDYWQKKVFAPSSFLYYVAFDKKVPELQHHNLFFDTDFGQHAVEIYDDPKLPTKPLFYANFSSKTDQDLCPEGKEVGFFLIPVAVDLKDSQEIHDQYFDLIMSRIEENIGVDLRKHVIFKKSFGVQDFKERYNSCRGNAYGLANTLLQTSILRPSINNKKIKNLFYTGQLTVPGPGVPPALISGKVVTDYILKNQHKIF; translated from the coding sequence ATGAGTAAAGTTGTCATTATTGGTTCCGGATTTTCAGCCCTTGCTTCTGCCTGTTATATGGCAAAGAAAGGCTATTCAGTAAAAGTTTTAGAAAAAAATGAACAGCTCGGCGGTCGGGCGTCTTTACTGGAAATTGATGGATTTAAATTTGATATGGGACCAAGTTGGTATTGGATGCCTGATATTTTTGAACGCTTTTTTGCAGATTTTGGAAAAAAAGTGAGTGAGTATTATAAATTAGAAAAGCTCTCACCTGCTTATCGCGTAATATTTGGTAAAGATGATTATATAGACATCGCAGATGATCCGGAGAAAATAATTGCCAAATTTGAAGAAATAGAACCAGGCAGTGGAAAGCATCTTCGAAAATTTATGGAGGATTCTCGGAAGAACTATGAGATTGCGATGAAAGATCTGGTCTACAACCCCGGAAAATCAGTAATGGAATTGGTTAGTATGGAGACCGCAACACGACTGAATCTTTTTGTGCAGAACATCTCTCAGACGGTTCGAAAGAATATTAAAAATCCAAAACTCCAAAGTATTTTAGAGTTTCCCGTTCTTTTTTTGGGTGCTAAACCTCAAAATACGCCCGCATTTTATAACTTTATGAATCATGCCGATTTCGGCTTGGGAACCTGGTATCCAAAAGGAGGTTTTAATGCCGTAGCAAAAGGAATGGTGAGATTAGCAAAAGAATTAGGAGTAGAATTTTTAACGCATCAGGAAGTTTTAAGAATTGAAACGAAAAATAGTATTGCGAAAAGAGTCGTCACTACAACGGATGTTTTTGAAACGGACTTGGTGATTTCTGGTGCAGATTACGCACACACGGAACAACTTTTAAATGCTGATGAAAAGAACTATTCAGAAGATTATTGGCAGAAGAAAGTTTTTGCGCCATCCTCATTCTTATATTACGTCGCTTTTGACAAAAAAGTTCCGGAATTGCAACATCATAATTTATTTTTCGATACCGATTTCGGACAGCATGCAGTTGAGATCTATGACGATCCAAAACTACCGACAAAACCTTTATTTTACGCAAACTTCTCTTCAAAAACAGATCAGGATTTATGCCCGGAAGGCAAGGAAGTCGGTTTCTTTTTAATCCCTGTTGCAGTCGATTTAAAAGACAGTCAGGAAATACACGATCAGTATTTTGATCTGATCATGAGTAGAATAGAAGAAAATATTGGCGTAGATTTACGTAAACACGTTATATTTAAGAAAAGTTTTGGCGTGCAGGATTTTAAAGAAAGGTACAATTCTTGTCGCGGTAATGCCTACGGGCTTGCGAACACTTTATTGCAAACCTCCATTTTACGTCCAAGCATTAACAATAAAAAAATTAAGAATCTATTTTATACCGGTCAGCTCACTGTTCCGGGTCCAGGTGTTCCCCCGGCGCTTATTTCGGGGAAAGTGGTCACCGATTATATTCTTAAAAATCAACATAAAATATTCTAA
- a CDS encoding TetR family transcriptional regulator C-terminal domain-containing protein codes for MKDIDNAQEKILDKYSKYVLRNNRKPLTVFTFCEEHDINETDFYFYYVNFDVLEADYLRYFMQQSIRLITAEENYLFENAKTKMLSFYFTFFEQLTMNRSLLIYLIGTERNNLNNLKKLWSLKKEFQLFIKSLDLSEPMMDNQPENMAKIERFKNKGIEELYWGHFLATLKFWIDDTSSNFEKTDIFIEKSVDTSFEFLEVKPLKKLIDFGKFLFNEKVKN; via the coding sequence ATGAAAGATATAGATAATGCTCAAGAAAAAATCCTGGATAAATACTCAAAATATGTACTTCGTAACAACAGGAAACCTTTAACTGTGTTTACTTTTTGTGAGGAACATGATATTAACGAAACCGATTTCTATTTCTATTATGTCAATTTCGATGTTTTGGAGGCTGATTACTTGCGCTATTTTATGCAGCAAAGTATCCGCTTAATCACGGCAGAAGAAAATTATCTTTTTGAGAACGCGAAAACGAAAATGCTGTCCTTCTATTTTACCTTTTTCGAACAGCTGACGATGAATCGCAGTTTGCTGATTTACTTAATTGGTACTGAACGAAATAATCTAAATAATTTGAAAAAGCTTTGGTCTCTAAAAAAAGAATTTCAGCTTTTTATCAAGAGTTTAGATTTATCTGAACCGATGATGGACAATCAGCCCGAAAATATGGCTAAAATAGAGCGGTTTAAAAACAAGGGAATTGAAGAATTATATTGGGGCCATTTTCTCGCCACGCTTAAATTCTGGATTGATGATACAAGTTCAAACTTTGAAAAAACCGATATTTTTATTGAAAAATCCGTGGATACGAGCTTTGAGTTTTTAGAGGTTAAACCTTTAAAGAAACTGATCGATTTTGGAAAATTTTTATTTAATGAAAAAGTAAAAAATTAA
- a CDS encoding ABC1 kinase family protein yields MKTLDKIPTSKIERATKLISTGAKVGVNYLKYYGDKMTKTEGEAKENLNRNNAADIYDSLKELKGSALKVAQMLSMEKNILPAAYVEKFSLSQFQVPPLSAPLVNKIFKNYFGKKPSELFDQFESTSANAASIGQVHKAMKDGKELAVKIQYPGVSDSISSDLAMVKPIAMKMFNIKGKNSDQYFKEVEDKLLEETDYALEIKQSLEIRKSCELLPNLAFPNYYPEFSNDRIITMDWMHGKHLSTFSEENTDAVLADQVGQALWDFYMFQIHHLRKVHADPHPGNFLVSKSGTLIAIDFGCMKSIPEDFYIPYFELSIRENLQDKAFLDQKLLELEIIRPDDSAEEKDFFTEIFYELLYLFTTPFQEETFDFSDGKFFSAIADLGQKYAKNTQLKGRNANRGSRHFIYMNRTFFGLYNLMHELKSKNIKINNYKNYLNK; encoded by the coding sequence ATGAAGACCTTAGATAAAATTCCGACCAGTAAGATCGAAAGAGCGACAAAATTAATTTCTACGGGAGCAAAAGTTGGGGTCAATTACCTGAAATATTATGGTGATAAAATGACCAAAACGGAAGGTGAAGCCAAGGAAAATTTAAACCGAAATAATGCTGCAGATATTTACGACAGCTTGAAAGAGTTGAAAGGAAGTGCTTTAAAAGTTGCTCAAATGTTGAGTATGGAAAAAAACATTTTACCTGCTGCTTATGTGGAGAAATTTTCGCTTTCCCAGTTTCAGGTTCCGCCGCTTTCTGCACCTTTAGTAAATAAAATTTTTAAAAATTATTTTGGTAAAAAACCAAGTGAATTGTTCGACCAGTTTGAATCGACCTCTGCAAATGCAGCGAGTATTGGACAGGTTCACAAAGCGATGAAAGATGGAAAAGAATTGGCAGTAAAAATTCAGTATCCCGGTGTTTCCGATAGCATTTCTTCGGATCTGGCAATGGTAAAACCCATTGCAATGAAAATGTTTAACATTAAAGGAAAGAATTCAGACCAATATTTTAAAGAAGTTGAAGATAAATTATTGGAAGAAACAGATTATGCTTTAGAAATCAAGCAAAGTCTGGAAATTAGAAAAAGTTGCGAACTGCTGCCCAATCTGGCGTTTCCCAATTATTATCCGGAGTTTTCCAACGACAGGATCATTACCATGGATTGGATGCACGGTAAACATTTGTCCACTTTTTCCGAAGAAAATACCGACGCTGTACTTGCTGATCAGGTAGGGCAGGCTTTATGGGATTTTTATATGTTTCAGATTCATCACTTACGGAAAGTACATGCCGATCCGCATCCCGGTAATTTTTTAGTTTCAAAATCGGGAACTTTAATCGCGATTGATTTTGGATGTATGAAAAGTATTCCAGAGGATTTTTACATTCCCTATTTCGAACTTTCGATCCGGGAGAATTTACAGGACAAAGCTTTTTTAGATCAGAAATTATTGGAACTCGAAATAATAAGACCTGATGATTCTGCAGAAGAGAAAGATTTTTTCACCGAGATTTTTTACGAATTGCTATATCTGTTTACAACTCCTTTCCAAGAAGAGACATTTGATTTTTCAGATGGAAAATTCTTTTCTGCAATCGCAGATTTAGGGCAGAAATATGCAAAAAACACCCAGCTTAAAGGAAGAAATGCCAATAGAGGTTCGCGTCACTTTATCTATATGAACAGAACATTTTTCGGTTTGTACAATTTAATGCATGAATTGAAATCTAAAAATATCAAGATCAATAATTATAAAAATTACCTGAATAAGTAA
- a CDS encoding TIGR03643 family protein: protein MLNPIQIDRIIEMAWEDRTPFEAIEYQFSLTEKDVIILMRTELKRSSFKLWRARVNSGVSQKHLQKRTSEMDRFRCSRQRTISNNKISKR from the coding sequence ATGCTGAATCCTATACAGATTGATCGGATCATTGAAATGGCTTGGGAAGATCGAACGCCTTTTGAAGCGATTGAATATCAGTTTTCCTTAACCGAAAAAGACGTGATTATTTTGATGCGCACCGAGTTAAAAAGAAGCTCCTTCAAACTTTGGAGAGCACGAGTGAATTCTGGAGTCAGTCAAAAGCATTTGCAGAAAAGGACTTCGGAAATGGACCGTTTTCGATGCAGCAGACAAAGAACAATTTCTAATAATAAAATCAGTAAAAGATAA
- a CDS encoding flavin reductase family protein, whose amino-acid sequence MEEKQEYFTFTKSFILDSEKRFRTKLINSLAGIRQVALVGTKSSAGVENLAIFNSVIHLGAHPPLLGLISRPDTVSRDTLENMIENGKYTLNFIDRKWVKDAHQTSARYAKEVSEFSATDFSSEYIGDCSAPFVKEAEIKIEMKLQQILDIKINNTKLMIGSVEWIQIPAERFTEDGSVNHHDLLLSGGLDAYYSAEMITQLEYAKP is encoded by the coding sequence ATGGAGGAAAAGCAGGAATATTTCACTTTTACGAAGTCTTTTATATTAGACAGTGAAAAGCGTTTTCGTACAAAGTTGATTAATTCTTTGGCCGGCATTAGACAGGTTGCGTTAGTCGGAACCAAATCGAGTGCTGGAGTAGAAAATCTTGCCATTTTCAATTCTGTAATTCATTTGGGAGCCCATCCACCTTTGCTGGGGTTGATCAGTAGACCTGACACTGTAAGTCGGGATACTTTAGAAAATATGATAGAGAACGGAAAGTATACCCTGAACTTTATCGATCGAAAATGGGTGAAGGACGCCCATCAAACATCAGCCAGGTATGCAAAAGAAGTTTCAGAATTTTCTGCCACTGATTTTTCTTCGGAATATATCGGCGATTGTTCTGCACCGTTTGTGAAAGAAGCTGAAATTAAAATTGAAATGAAGCTGCAACAAATTCTGGATATTAAGATTAATAATACAAAACTGATGATTGGCAGCGTGGAATGGATTCAAATTCCTGCCGAAAGGTTCACAGAAGATGGCTCGGTAAATCATCATGATCTATTATTAAGTGGAGGGTTGGATGCCTATTATTCCGCGGAAATGATAACACAGCTCGAGTATGCAAAGCCATAG
- a CDS encoding DUF2256 domain-containing protein, with amino-acid sequence MKKQNLPSKICPVCEIPFAWRKKWQKDWEKVLYCSQKCKMNKNA; translated from the coding sequence ATTAAGAAACAGAATTTACCCTCAAAAATTTGTCCTGTTTGCGAAATACCTTTTGCGTGGCGTAAAAAATGGCAGAAAGATTGGGAAAAGGTTCTTTACTGCAGCCAAAAATGCAAAATGAATAAAAATGCTTAA
- a CDS encoding SDR family NAD(P)-dependent oxidoreductase — MKNILIVGAGKGIGLKSAELLRNENLYTISRTSTKELEDLDTEFFQLDVAKDDLGNLSLPPELHGLVFCPGSINLRPFNRLTEEDFQADFQQNFLGAVRIIQKCLPALKKSKSASIVLFSTVAAKLGMPFHTSIAASKGAIEGFAKSLAAELAASNVRVNVIAPSLTDTELAAQLLSTEEKRFASAKRHPLQRIGSAEDMAQMVEFLLSEKSSWMTGQIIGIDGGLGTIKL, encoded by the coding sequence ATGAAGAATATTTTAATAGTAGGAGCCGGAAAAGGAATCGGACTGAAGTCTGCAGAATTATTGAGGAATGAAAATCTGTACACGATCTCCCGAACTTCTACAAAGGAATTAGAGGATTTGGATACCGAATTTTTTCAGTTGGATGTTGCCAAAGATGATTTGGGAAACTTATCTTTACCGCCAGAATTACACGGACTTGTATTTTGTCCGGGTTCTATTAATTTGAGACCTTTTAATCGCCTTACGGAAGAAGATTTTCAGGCAGATTTTCAGCAGAATTTTTTGGGTGCCGTTCGCATTATTCAGAAATGTTTGCCGGCTCTGAAAAAATCGAAATCAGCAAGCATTGTTTTATTTTCCACGGTGGCAGCAAAATTAGGAATGCCTTTTCATACGTCGATTGCGGCGAGTAAAGGAGCAATTGAAGGTTTTGCAAAAAGTTTAGCTGCAGAATTGGCGGCTTCAAATGTGAGAGTGAACGTTATAGCGCCTTCTTTAACAGACACCGAATTGGCGGCACAACTGCTTTCAACAGAAGAAAAAAGATTCGCTTCTGCGAAAAGACATCCGTTGCAGAGGATTGGCTCGGCTGAAGATATGGCTCAAATGGTAGAATTCCTTTTATCCGAAAAAAGTTCCTGGATGACTGGACAAATTATTGGCATTGATGGAGGCTTAGGAACAATAAAACTTTAA